In one window of Gymnogyps californianus isolate 813 chromosome 7, ASM1813914v2, whole genome shotgun sequence DNA:
- the MMADHC gene encoding cobalamin trafficking protein CblD, translated as MANVLCNRARLVTYLPGFYSLVKRVVNPKAFSTAGSSGSDEPHVAATPPDLCPRTVWPDEVMGPFGPQDQRFQLPGNIGFDCHLNGTASQKKSEASKSLPDILAEPSASERHEFVMAQYINEFQGADVPQKQQINNAETYFENAKVECAVQACPELLRKDFESIFPEMNASRLTVLTVTQKTKNDMTVWSQEVEDEREMLLENFINGAKEICYAICSEGYWADFIDPSSGLAFFGPYTNNTLFETDERYRHLGFSVDDLGCCKVIRHNIWGTHVVVGSIFTNAEPDSPIMRKLSGN; from the exons ATGGCCAAT GTGCTCTGTAACAGAGCAAGATTGGTCACCTACCTACCAGGGTTTTATTCCTTAGTCAAAAGAGTTGTAAATCCCAAGGCTTTTTCTACAGCAGGTTCCTCTGGCTCAGATGAGCCTCATGTTGCTGCTACACCTCCTGATTTat GTCCAAGAACTGTATGGCCAGATGAAGTAATGGGTCCATTTGGTCCTCAGGACCAGAGGTTCCAGTTGCCTGGTAATATTGGTTTTGACTGTCACCTAAATGGCACCGCTTCTCAGAAGAAAAGCGAAGCTTCAAAAAGTCTGCCTGATATATTAGCAGAGCCTTCAGCAAGTGAAAGGCATGAATTTGTAATGGCACAATACATAAATGAATTTCAG ggTGCTGATGttccacagaaacagcaaataaataacGCTGAAACttactttgaaaatgcaaaggTAGAATGTGCAGTACAAGCTTGCCCTGAACTGTTACGAAAAG ACTTCGAGTCaatatttccagaaatgaaCGCCAGTCGTTTAACGGTATTAACTGTCACCCAGAAGACTAAAAATGACATGACTGTATGGAGTCAAGAAGTGGAGGATGAGAGAGAAATGCTGTTAGAAAAT ttcATTAACGGTGCCAAGGAAATTTGCTATGCAATTTGTTCGGAAGGCTATTGGGCTGACTTCATTGACCCATCCTCAGGACTGGCA TTTTTTGGACCTTACACAAACAACACTCTGTTTGAAACAGATGAACGCTACCGCCACTTGGGATTTTCCGTTGATGATCTTGGCTGCTGCAAAGTTATTCGTCACAACATCTGGGGTACTCATGTGGTTGTAGGAAGTATTTTCACTAACGCTGAACCTGACAGCCCTATCATGAGAAAACTAAGTGGAAACTAG